One Helianthus annuus cultivar XRQ/B chromosome 7, HanXRQr2.0-SUNRISE, whole genome shotgun sequence genomic region harbors:
- the LOC110876005 gene encoding uncharacterized protein LOC110876005 gives MNPNFQPGNQSGSSYQNHQGSNQGGYQRNYNQGGNGSGNSNSQGDDSLNSKLDAIMNAINHSNQEIKKEFEVRDKSHKALEKQVGQLAEEMAQIRGSGGRLPSDTAMNPKHQSSSTGNVRNVHISAVSLLPNDEICSVQSIPPPQYVDGVVENISDEPESENEQETISQSKIENTTKNSFCENCLNQLNPCNASKVEERYPPKDKGWENFKQAKNNLPLLDDIKKVTAHVECLKELSIEKRHNKLPEPIDLVSHVSAVLSSALPQKVQDPGDPLIPIQIGTFKIERALLDLGACVSILPGSLYD, from the coding sequence atgaacccgaattttcaacCGGGTAACCAAAGCGGGTCATCATATCAAAATCACCAAGGAagtaaccaagggggttaccaaaggaacTACAATCAAGGCGGTAATGGGAGTGGCAATTCAAACTCTCAAGGTGATGATTCATTAAACTCTAAACTTGATGCTATTATGAATGCTATCAACCATTCAAATCAAGAgataaagaaagagtttgaggtGCGAGACAAGTCGCATAAGGCATTGGAAAAGCAAGTGGGTCAACTTGCGGAAGAAATGGCCCAAATTCGTGGAAGTGGAGGAAGACTTCCAAGTGACACCGCAATGAACCCGAAGCATCAAAGCTCAAGCACGGGCAATGTGAGGAATGTACACATTAGCGCGGTAAGTCTTCTTCCGAATGATGAAATTTGTAGTGTTCAAAGCATTCCACCACCACAATATGTTGATGGTGTAGTGGAAAATATAAGTGATGAGCCGGAAAGTGAAAATGAACAAGAAACAATTTCACAAAGTAAAATAGAAAATACAACTAAAAAttctttttgtgaaaattgtttaaatcaaCTTAACCCTTGTAATGCATCAAAAGTTGAGGAACGGTACCCACCGAAGGACAAGGGGTGGGAAAATTTTAAACAAGCAAAAAATAATTTACCGTTACTAGATGACATTAAAAAGGTTACGGCTCATGTGGAATGTTTGAAAGAGTTGAGCATTGAAAAACGACACAATAAATTACCCGAACCAATTGATTTAGTATCACATGTTAGTGCCGTTTTATCAAGTGCGCTCCCCCAAAAAGTTCAAGATCCAGGAGACCCTCTTATCCCAATTCAAATTGGAACATTTAAAATTGAGAGGGCGCTCCTAGATCTTGGAGCTTGTGTGAGCATCTTGCCCGGGAGTTTGTATGActaa